The genomic stretch TCCCTGCACGGTAGGAAGCGACCGTTGCAACTTCATTTTGGCAGGCATCTGGTTTTGTAATGGATTACGGGCATCCGCCTTGTTCACCGTACGCATCACATCCTGACCGATAAATAACGGACGCGAAGCGGCATGTTTTGCCCACCAATGTATCAAGTTGTCATAATCGGCAGCAGGATGACCTATTTCCCAATAAATCTGAGGGATATTATAATCTACCCAACCATTATTAATCCACATCAGCACATCTGCATATAAATCATCATAATTCTGAAGACCACGTGTATCACTTCCATTCGGATCATTTTTCTTGTTACGATAGATACCAAAAGGAGAAACACCGAACTTCACCCACGGCTTACACTCGCGCACTGTCTCATGGATTTCCTTTATCAGCACATTCACGTTGTCACGGCGCCAATCGGCTTTATTACTGTATCCGCGACCATATTGCGCAAAACTGACATGATCAGGAAAATCCTCGCCCGGGTTGGGATAAGGATAAAAATAATCATCCATATGAATGGCATCCACATCATAACGAGTAACAATATCGCGCACAATCTTACAAATATATTTTCGGTTTTCGGGCAAAGCCGGATCAAAATAAAGCTGACCAGCATAATTCACGAAACGTTCCGGATTCTTATTATACGGATGAATGGGTGATAAGGCAGTAGTTCCCTTTGTCTTGGCACGGTAAGGGTTAATCCAGGCATGGAACTCCATTCCACGCTTATGGCATTCATCAATCATGAACTGCATCGGGTCCCAATAAGGTGAAGGCACTCTACCCTGCACTCCCGTAAGAAAGCGGCTCCACGGCTCATAAGAAGATTTATACAAGGCATCGGCTTCTGCACGTACCTGAAAAATTATCGCATTAATGCCTGCGCCTTGCAGACTGTTTAGTTGATTTATTAATAGCTGCTGCATCTTCTCTGCCGGCATCCCTTGGAACTGTCCATTCACACACTGAATCCATGCACCGCGGAACTCACGTTTAGGATAACGTGTCTGAGCACTGACAACAGAAGTAAAAAG from Phocaeicola dorei encodes the following:
- a CDS encoding glycoside hydrolase family 10 protein; translation: MRAKTILLLLIALLFTSVVSAQTRYPKREFRGAWIQCVNGQFQGMPAEKMQQLLINQLNSLQGAGINAIIFQVRAEADALYKSSYEPWSRFLTGVQGRVPSPYWDPMQFMIDECHKRGMEFHAWINPYRAKTKGTTALSPIHPYNKNPERFVNYAGQLYFDPALPENRKYICKIVRDIVTRYDVDAIHMDDYFYPYPNPGEDFPDHVSFAQYGRGYSNKADWRRDNVNVLIKEIHETVRECKPWVKFGVSPFGIYRNKKNDPNGSDTRGLQNYDDLYADVLMWINNGWVDYNIPQIYWEIGHPAADYDNLIHWWAKHAASRPLFIGQDVMRTVNKADARNPLQNQMPAKMKLQRSLPTVQGSCQWYAAAVVDNAGNYRTMLEKEYHRYPALIPESPFMDDKAPGKVKKVKMVWTYEGPVLFWTAPKAKDEMDKAVQYVVYRFDKKEKVNLDDASHIVAITRDHFYPLPYNDGKTKYQYVVTALDRLHNESKGTKKKVKL